The Nitrospirota bacterium genomic sequence ATCAGGAAGGTTCCTGACCCATCCTTTCAGTCCAAGCTTGTCAGCAGTCTCTTTTGTTGCGGCACGAAAAAAAACACCCTGGACCAAACCTGTTATGTGAACCCTTACAGCACTTTTTTTCACGAATTTATTATAAACCATTTTAATTTTCATTAGAAAAGCTATTCAATATTTCCAATTGCTTGACTTGATTAATTCGGCTGTGATACGCTTACTTAGAATCATTATTAACAAGTATATTTTCTTGGAGGGAATATATGGAAAAATATAGGTGTTTAGGAATTAAATTAACTCCGCAGAGGCTTGCTATACTGGATTATCTTAGAGATAATACCAGCCATCCTTCAGCTGAAGATATATATAAAATAGTCTTGAAAAATTTCCCTACCATGTCTTTTGCTACTGTTTATAACTCTCTTGAAGCGATGAAGAAGAGTAATTGCATTAATGAACTGAATATCGACCCTGCAAAGAAGAGATATGACCCTAATATGTCGCCGCATCATCATATAATATGTAAAAACTGTAACGTGATCTATGATATCCATAAGAACTTTGACCTGTCACTGCCTGCTTCAATGAAAAGGGGCTTTGAACTCCTGGGCAATCATATTGAGTTTTATGGATTGTGTGAAA encodes the following:
- a CDS encoding transcriptional repressor → MEKYRCLGIKLTPQRLAILDYLRDNTSHPSAEDIYKIVLKNFPTMSFATVYNSLEAMKKSNCINELNIDPAKKRYDPNMSPHHHIICKNCNVIYDIHKNFDLSLPASMKRGFELLGNHIEFYGLCEKCQA